The segment GATCCAAAATACGGCCATCTACTCCCGCTGCCAGCGTTGAGCATCCTTGCTCTTCCATCGTCACAGCCTCCTTGATGCTTGGTTTTTGACCAAACATAAGTTATCAGGAGGCTGTGACTTGCGCAAAGACGAACGGTATTGGGCTTAAGCGACACAGCATTTTTGAAGGCTCCCCTTCGATGGAGGACCTCGAAACTGATCGGCAGACGCTGACGCGCTTGGTGGGGTGAATTCCCGATGCTCATCGTAGCTGACAGTTCGCCCCTGATCGTGCTGATCAATATCGGCCAAGTAGGGCTGCTCCCCGAACTGTTTGGTGAGGTCGTTATCCCGCCTGCGGTTGCCGAAGAGTTGCGCGCCGATAAACGGCCACCTGCCGTCCAGGCTTTTATTGCCGCGCCACCAGGCTGGCTCATCGAGCGAGTCCCTGCCGCCGTTGAACCGATCCCGGCACTGCACCCCGGGGGAGCTCGCAGCCATCAGTCTGGCGATGGAACTGAAGGCGGATTTGCTGCTCATCGACGACTCACAGGGCCGGAAAGCTGCCGCCAGCCGCCAGATTCCATTCACCGGCACAATTGGAGTGCTTGAGTTGGCTGCCGACAGAGGGCTACTTAACCTGCGCGACGCCTTTGAACGCGTGAAGCAAACCGACTTCTGGATATCGCCGGATCTGCTCGATGAGCGCCTTAAGCTTTGGCTAACTCGCAATTCGCCGCATTGACCTCCGCTCAGCGAAGCAAATGCTGCCCGCACAGCGCGCTGAGCGAGGCCTCGTCCGTCACCTGGCGGGCTTCAATCCCCTGCGCCACCAGCCGGCCGCCGTATTCTTCGAACTCGAACTGGTCGAACACGATGAGCACCCCCACCACCGCGTAACCGCGCCGCCGCAGACTTCCCAGGGCCAAGGCCGTTTCGGGCGTCACCTTGGGCAAAACCGCCACGATGGTCGCGTCCCGCGGCAGGCGGCTGATCGTCTCCAGCACGAGTTGGTCGAACGACAAGCCGTCGGTCAGCTCCACGCGGGCCAGGGTTTCCAGGATGTTCCAGAGCTGCTCGGGGCCTCGTCGCGTCGGCACCATCACCGGCCTCAAACGCTCGCTGTGATCGGCCATGTTTACGTTCTGCTGGGCCGCGGCGCGGCTGTGGTAATCGTGCGCCCATCCCTCCTGGCGGATGCGGTCGGCCGCGTCGCGCCCGTTCGTCACCAGTCCCACCTGTTGGCCCATTAGGTAAACCGCGTTGGCGATGGACGCCGCCGTGGTGACGGCCAGTTCCGACCGCAACGGCTCGTTGCTCGACGGGTACTCATCGCGGTGAAACGCCAGCATCACCGTGGCCCCGGCGATGGTCGACGGCTCATAAATCTTGCTGTGCAGCAGGCCGGTGCGGGCTGTGGCCCGCCAGTTGACGCGGTTCAGCGGGTCGCCCTCTTGATAGGGGCGCACGCCCGCGATCCGCGTCGGATCTTCATAGAGCCGGTGCGTGAGGCGAATCTCGCCCACGGGCCGGCGCGACGCCAGGTCGTAGCCGGCCAGCGGCACCAATCGCGGATAGACGAGCACAAAATGCGGTTCCGTCGCCACGCGATAACGGCGGTGCAATCCGAACAAGTCGCCCGTTTCCAGCACCACCGGCCCGAACTGATAGTAGCCGCGCATCAGAAACTCGACCTGGTAAAGCATCGTCTTCTGCCCGCCGCGGCGGAGCATGCCGATCATCAGCCGCCGGTTATGCACCTTGAGCCGCGGCGGCCGCTGCACCAAGGCCTGCCGCGGCAGACTGTCTTCGACCAACGTCCAGGCCACGGGCAGGCGGCCGCGATTGCGCACCGTCACCACCACGGCGGCCTTGTCGCCGATCTCGGCCGAATCGCAATTGCACTCCCGCGTGGCCGAGAGATTGTCGATCCAATGCCGGGCCACAAAGCGGCTGACGACCATGATGCCCAGCAGCACATACATGGCGTAGGCCAGCAGGCCGAGCTGAAAAACGACGGCCACCACGAGCACGAAGACCGCGCCCAGATACCATCTCATGAAGCGGCCGCTCCCGACGCCACCGGCACCGGCACTTCGGCCAGCACTTCCTCCAGCACCTTGGCGGCCGTCACTTTTCGCAGCCGGCTTTCGGGCTTGAGCACCAGGCGATGGTTGAGCACCGGCGCGACCATGCGCTTCACGTCGTCGGGCAGCACGAAATTGTTGCCCCGCATCGCCGCCACGGCCTGGCTGGTGCGGAACAAGGCCAGCGACGCCCGTGGACTGCCGCCCAAGGCCACGTCGTCGTGCAACCGCGTGCCATGCACGATCTCCAAAACGTAATTGCGGACCTTCTCGTCGACGTAGACTTCGCGGATCGCTTTCTGGCAGGCGATCACGTCGGCCGGCGAGACCACCGACTCGATCTGATCGACCGGGTGTCCGCGTTGCAGCCGCTCCAGCATTTTGCCTTCGTCTTCGAAGCTGGGATAGCCGAGGCTGAGCCGCACCAGGAAGCGGTCGAGCTGGGCTTCGGGCAAAGGGAATGTCCCTTCGTGATCGATGGGGTTCTGCGTGGCCACAACCAGGAACGGTCGTTCCAGCTCGTAGGTGTGCCCGTCGACGGTG is part of the Pirellulales bacterium genome and harbors:
- a CDS encoding DUF3368 domain-containing protein — protein: MELKADLLLIDDSQGRKAAASRQIPFTGTIGVLELAADRGLLNLRDAFERVKQTDFWISPDLLDERLKLWLTRNSPH
- a CDS encoding MoxR family ATPase, producing the protein MSINVSTVAKRIIGNIEKVVLGKRQEVLLALVSYFCEGHILLEDVPGVAKTMLARSLALSIACSFKRVQCTPDLLPSDITGASIFNQKTAEFVFRPGPLFAQIVLADEINRATPRTQAALLEAMAESRVTVDGHTYELERPFLVVATQNPIDHEGTFPLPEAQLDRFLVRLSLGYPSFEDEGKMLERLQRGHPVDQIESVVSPADVIACQKAIREVYVDEKVRNYVLEIVHGTRLHDDVALGGSPRASLALFRTSQAVAAMRGNNFVLPDDVKRMVAPVLNHRLVLKPESRLRKVTAAKVLEEVLAEVPVPVASGAAAS
- a CDS encoding DUF58 domain-containing protein, whose protein sequence is MRWYLGAVFVLVVAVVFQLGLLAYAMYVLLGIMVVSRFVARHWIDNLSATRECNCDSAEIGDKAAVVVTVRNRGRLPVAWTLVEDSLPRQALVQRPPRLKVHNRRLMIGMLRRGGQKTMLYQVEFLMRGYYQFGPVVLETGDLFGLHRRYRVATEPHFVLVYPRLVPLAGYDLASRRPVGEIRLTHRLYEDPTRIAGVRPYQEGDPLNRVNWRATARTGLLHSKIYEPSTIAGATVMLAFHRDEYPSSNEPLRSELAVTTAASIANAVYLMGQQVGLVTNGRDAADRIRQEGWAHDYHSRAAAQQNVNMADHSERLRPVMVPTRRGPEQLWNILETLARVELTDGLSFDQLVLETISRLPRDATIVAVLPKVTPETALALGSLRRRGYAVVGVLIVFDQFEFEEYGGRLVAQGIEARQVTDEASLSALCGQHLLR